One window from the genome of Micromonospora aurantiaca ATCC 27029 encodes:
- a CDS encoding VWA domain-containing protein has product MSHPHTHLRPGTPPPPAGAADWRAWSQAWTQHVPLLTGRTDLTVLVAPGAAGDAPECFYPALNRIEVDATYIADSPDVTDPAKARHKRLVPTGYGLLVHGAAHAVHSRWTTPPGTPPILATVADLLEESRAEGRQRARRRGDRRWLRHVVTTLLRPDDAAIDDAWHAGQLAALLLARVDARIVTSKDVRPVRAAVTGVLGRKRLRQLRDIWREAHTCDDTDADTMICLARRWCQVLGIDPDQQYDTPVPDPGLFPGRLAAALVDYLAVAAGVTPAEYATALLAHRHSPPTEWDRTDPTEQEHRAARDLANRLRQARTRHPEPGRRPSPIPPGRLRTRHAITADAQTAAGQMPTAAPWQQRAQLPPEKPRLHLAVLVDLSGSMARYTQAMSSAAWIFANAARRAQATTTTIGFGDRTTVLVPPRTYPRQVLHMRTELATATFPEAVKVADQLLDLRHGRALRMLAVVSDGYLDDIPAGQQLVTTLHRAGCAVLWLHPADPPTDGEPADPDQIWGHTFTHATTLTVTDPTEAIAAIADAAVTALTQA; this is encoded by the coding sequence GTGTCCCACCCGCACACCCACCTGCGCCCCGGCACACCGCCGCCGCCGGCCGGCGCCGCCGACTGGCGGGCCTGGTCGCAGGCGTGGACCCAGCACGTTCCGCTGCTGACCGGCCGTACCGACCTCACCGTCCTCGTCGCGCCCGGCGCCGCCGGGGACGCACCCGAGTGCTTCTACCCCGCCCTCAACCGGATCGAGGTCGACGCCACCTACATCGCCGACAGCCCCGACGTCACCGACCCGGCCAAGGCCCGGCACAAGCGGCTCGTGCCCACCGGCTACGGGCTGCTCGTGCACGGCGCCGCGCACGCCGTGCACAGCCGCTGGACCACCCCGCCCGGCACCCCGCCGATCCTCGCCACCGTGGCTGACCTACTCGAGGAATCCCGGGCCGAAGGACGCCAACGCGCCCGCCGCCGCGGCGACCGCCGCTGGCTGCGCCACGTCGTGACAACCCTCCTGCGCCCCGACGACGCGGCCATCGACGACGCGTGGCACGCCGGACAACTCGCCGCGCTGCTCCTGGCCCGCGTCGACGCCCGCATCGTCACCAGCAAAGACGTCCGCCCCGTTCGCGCCGCCGTCACAGGCGTCCTCGGACGCAAACGCCTGCGGCAGCTACGCGACATCTGGCGGGAGGCCCACACCTGCGACGACACCGACGCCGACACCATGATCTGCCTGGCCCGCCGGTGGTGTCAGGTCCTCGGCATCGACCCCGACCAGCAGTACGACACCCCCGTACCGGACCCGGGCTTGTTTCCCGGCCGCCTCGCCGCGGCCCTCGTCGACTACCTCGCCGTCGCCGCCGGCGTCACCCCGGCCGAGTACGCGACGGCGCTGCTCGCCCACCGGCACAGCCCACCCACCGAGTGGGACCGAACCGACCCGACCGAGCAGGAACACCGCGCGGCCCGCGACCTCGCCAACCGGCTGCGGCAGGCCCGCACCCGCCACCCCGAACCCGGCCGGCGCCCCTCGCCGATCCCACCCGGTCGGCTGCGGACCCGCCACGCCATCACCGCCGACGCGCAAACCGCCGCCGGGCAGATGCCGACCGCCGCCCCGTGGCAGCAACGCGCCCAGCTGCCTCCGGAGAAGCCCCGCCTGCACCTGGCTGTCCTGGTCGACCTGTCCGGGTCGATGGCCCGCTACACGCAGGCGATGTCGTCGGCCGCGTGGATCTTCGCCAACGCGGCACGCCGCGCGCAGGCGACGACCACCACCATCGGGTTCGGTGACCGCACCACCGTCCTAGTGCCCCCACGCACCTACCCGAGGCAGGTGCTGCACATGCGCACCGAGCTGGCAACCGCCACCTTCCCGGAAGCGGTCAAGGTCGCCGACCAGCTCCTCGACCTGCGCCACGGCCGCGCCCTGCGGATGCTCGCCGTCGTCTCCGACGGCTACCTCGACGACATCCCCGCCGGCCAGCAACTCGTCACCACCCTGCACCGCGCCGGCTGCGCCGTGCTGTGGCTCCACCCCGCCGACCCGCCCACCGACGGCGAACCGGCCGACCCGGACCAGATCTGGGGGCACACCTTCACCCACGCCACCACCCTGACCGTCACCGACCCGACCGAGGCCATCGCGGCGATCGCCGACGCCGCCGTCACCGCCCTCACCCAGGCCTGA
- a CDS encoding BTAD domain-containing putative transcriptional regulator, producing the protein MQSATDRDVAPCWGHSVTASPPAALLDVRRAGGGQVTSPGARSAAVTTSVLSTAAITVVAALHSGWTPHLPAPATMRQWIADPMSSGVVAVLVAAAAVTLWLLLATAVLTHAYAALARRLGRAPVLRLPRPVQGLTAALLGATAVTAATGAVAHATPATTTSDEPAAPGQAIASPASHRPAAGHQPAAPPSTYIVRRGDSLCEIAARTLGDADRWPEIFALNRGARFPHVGGALRNPDLIYPGWVLRLPTDASQRSDPAPRRRDQQRRTESGRPDLPAPPTKPDSSAGTPTPTTTTTAGPTAPATEPPPAGPAVTANAPGTAGVTPPSRSASQPPARDPLPTPHRSRGIDVPGGSWVDIGLAVAIAAAAALVWAHRRRRYTPRPPSTATHVEGPDTTPMPTVVTQLRRRLRRAAPRITTSATTRHQRHDLHLSPDPIDGDTGPDAAALDGEDHTDGDPVPVPRPAVPSLAHPLAEAWPSAGLGLTGPGADAAARGFLTAALAAGGLDAPHERTQVVMPATTVTTLLDTDTATLPHTPRLTVTTSAEEALDLIEAQILHRSRLVDAHGADTVADLRTLDPAGEPLPPVLLLTHAAAARQDTRIAALLTQGTRLDIHGVLLGAWPDGDTVAVAADGTTALADAADDRNDRPTPVERLAVLTSADTLALLGVLAESHTGQPPTPNDAAPPSDDRQPATANSTEAGRGTLTETPGPAETLTPTTASTSPGPVEATGHNPVAAHPHASAGSTGIIDTRPHPIAATRAVADAGGHDTPLADGPETVPSDVNGEQQQRRRVQVSVLGPPSITDAASHPPLRAKALEVLVYLAVHDGEATVDAILDDLLPDAPTSKAPGRLYTYVSNLRAVMRHTTGPGDYLTHPQNRYTLNPALVDVDLWRMRAAIRAAERATDPQARVAALRRAVDTYRGHLADGVDYEWIEPYREAVRQQALDTYLALADALADHPAHQLTVLDEAIRHSPYTEELYQHAMRARAALGQTDAIRSLRRALTRALAEIDAEPHEDTLALAHELIAAQQRPRPRPQAQPHSRDEDGATA; encoded by the coding sequence GTGCAGTCAGCGACCGACCGGGATGTCGCACCGTGCTGGGGCCATAGCGTCACTGCATCCCCGCCAGCAGCCCTGCTGGATGTGCGGCGAGCAGGAGGAGGGCAGGTGACATCCCCAGGAGCCCGCAGCGCCGCAGTCACCACCAGCGTCCTGTCCACCGCCGCCATCACGGTCGTCGCGGCGCTGCACAGCGGTTGGACGCCGCACCTGCCGGCGCCAGCCACCATGCGGCAGTGGATAGCCGATCCGATGAGCAGCGGTGTCGTCGCCGTTCTCGTCGCAGCCGCGGCCGTGACGCTCTGGCTGCTGCTGGCCACGGCCGTCCTTACCCATGCGTATGCGGCGCTGGCCCGCCGGCTGGGCCGCGCACCTGTTCTACGCCTTCCCCGTCCGGTCCAGGGCCTCACCGCGGCGCTGCTCGGCGCGACCGCCGTCACCGCTGCTACCGGTGCTGTCGCACACGCCACTCCCGCGACCACCACGTCCGATGAACCAGCCGCGCCTGGACAAGCGATCGCCTCACCCGCCTCCCACCGCCCCGCTGCGGGCCATCAGCCGGCTGCGCCGCCGTCCACCTACATCGTGCGCCGCGGCGACAGTCTGTGCGAGATCGCTGCCCGCACCCTCGGCGACGCCGACCGGTGGCCGGAAATCTTCGCTCTCAACCGGGGCGCCCGCTTCCCCCACGTCGGCGGCGCCCTGCGCAACCCCGACCTCATCTATCCAGGCTGGGTTCTCCGCCTGCCGACCGACGCCTCACAGAGGAGCGACCCGGCACCGCGGCGCCGCGATCAGCAGCGCCGTACCGAATCCGGCCGCCCGGACCTCCCGGCGCCACCCACGAAGCCTGACTCCTCGGCCGGAACGCCGACACCCACGACCACCACCACGGCAGGCCCGACAGCACCCGCGACCGAACCACCCCCGGCAGGCCCCGCCGTCACCGCGAACGCGCCGGGCACCGCCGGTGTGACTCCACCATCCCGCAGCGCCTCGCAGCCGCCGGCACGCGATCCGTTGCCCACACCTCACCGGTCTCGGGGCATCGACGTGCCGGGCGGCAGTTGGGTGGACATCGGCCTGGCTGTGGCGATCGCCGCAGCCGCCGCGCTGGTCTGGGCACACCGGCGTCGCCGCTACACCCCGCGCCCACCCTCGACCGCTACCCACGTCGAGGGCCCCGACACGACCCCGATGCCGACCGTGGTCACGCAGCTCCGCCGGCGGCTGCGCCGGGCCGCACCACGCATCACCACATCCGCCACCACCCGCCACCAACGGCACGACCTCCACTTGTCCCCAGACCCCATTGACGGGGACACCGGGCCGGACGCGGCCGCCCTCGACGGTGAAGACCACACCGACGGCGACCCGGTACCTGTGCCGCGTCCGGCGGTGCCGTCCTTGGCGCACCCGCTGGCCGAGGCCTGGCCGTCCGCAGGCCTCGGGCTCACCGGCCCGGGCGCCGACGCCGCTGCCCGCGGCTTCCTGACCGCCGCGCTCGCCGCCGGCGGCCTCGACGCCCCACACGAACGGACCCAGGTGGTGATGCCAGCGACAACCGTGACGACCCTCCTCGACACGGACACCGCGACCCTGCCCCACACCCCGCGCCTGACAGTCACCACCAGCGCCGAGGAGGCCCTCGACCTCATCGAAGCGCAGATCCTGCACCGCAGCCGCCTCGTCGACGCTCACGGCGCTGACACGGTGGCCGACCTGCGGACGCTCGATCCCGCGGGGGAGCCGCTGCCGCCGGTGCTGCTGCTGACCCACGCCGCCGCAGCCCGGCAGGACACCCGCATCGCCGCGCTGCTCACCCAAGGCACACGCCTGGACATCCACGGGGTGCTGCTCGGCGCATGGCCTGACGGTGACACCGTCGCCGTCGCCGCTGACGGCACCACAGCCCTCGCCGACGCCGCCGACGACCGAAACGACCGTCCCACCCCAGTGGAGCGTCTGGCCGTGCTCACCTCGGCCGACACCCTCGCTCTGCTCGGCGTCCTCGCCGAGTCCCACACCGGCCAACCACCGACACCCAACGACGCCGCGCCCCCGTCAGACGACCGACAACCGGCCACCGCGAACTCGACCGAGGCCGGCCGAGGCACCCTGACCGAGACCCCGGGACCAGCGGAAACGCTCACTCCGACGACTGCCAGCACGTCACCCGGCCCCGTCGAGGCCACCGGCCACAACCCCGTCGCCGCCCATCCCCACGCATCGGCCGGGTCGACCGGCATCATCGACACCCGGCCCCATCCGATCGCCGCTACGCGCGCCGTTGCCGATGCCGGTGGTCACGACACCCCACTCGCCGACGGACCGGAAACCGTGCCTTCCGACGTGAACGGCGAGCAGCAGCAGCGCCGCCGCGTGCAGGTATCGGTGCTCGGCCCGCCCAGCATCACCGACGCCGCGTCCCATCCGCCGCTGCGCGCCAAGGCCCTCGAGGTGCTCGTGTACCTGGCGGTCCATGACGGGGAAGCGACCGTGGACGCCATTCTGGATGACCTGCTGCCCGATGCCCCGACCAGCAAGGCACCTGGCCGGCTGTACACCTACGTGTCGAACCTCCGCGCCGTCATGCGGCACACGACAGGCCCTGGCGACTACCTCACCCATCCTCAGAACCGCTACACGCTCAACCCCGCCCTCGTCGACGTCGACCTGTGGCGGATGCGCGCGGCGATCCGCGCCGCCGAACGCGCCACCGACCCGCAAGCGCGGGTCGCCGCGTTACGGCGCGCCGTCGACACCTACCGAGGGCACCTCGCCGACGGCGTCGACTACGAGTGGATCGAGCCCTACCGCGAGGCCGTACGGCAGCAGGCCCTCGACACCTACCTCGCGCTCGCCGACGCCCTCGCTGACCATCCCGCCCACCAGTTGACTGTGCTCGACGAGGCGATCCGCCACAGTCCCTACACCGAGGAGCTCTACCAGCACGCCATGCGCGCCCGCGCCGCCCTCGGCCAGACAGACGCGATCCGCTCCCTGCGCCGAGCACTGACGCGGGCTCTCGCAGAGATCGACGCCGAACCCCACGAAGACACCCTCGCCCTGGCCCACGAGCTCATCGCCGCCCAGCAGCGCCCCCGGCCCCGCCCGCAGGCGCAGCCTCACTCCCGCGACGAGGACGGAGCGACTGCATGA
- a CDS encoding DUF4262 domain-containing protein — protein MRDINDVLRRQERIIDTIGWAVTYVLPTDDGTVTTAPFAYTVGLTAHDYPELITAGLPPEVAHSLLNDLARRVYDTAERFTHGQRLSDLIAGYDAIIIDGPPTDELMPGLAISRYGRDQVRLQQMVWPDQQGRFPWDDGYRFEPRTQPLIGRL, from the coding sequence ATGCGTGACATCAACGACGTCCTCCGGCGTCAAGAGCGGATCATCGACACCATCGGCTGGGCCGTCACGTACGTCCTGCCCACCGACGACGGCACCGTCACCACCGCCCCATTCGCCTACACCGTCGGGCTCACCGCCCACGACTACCCCGAACTGATCACCGCCGGACTGCCACCCGAGGTCGCCCACAGTCTGCTCAACGACCTGGCTCGCCGGGTCTACGACACCGCCGAACGGTTCACCCACGGACAACGCCTCAGCGACCTCATCGCCGGCTACGACGCGATCATCATCGACGGGCCGCCGACAGACGAACTGATGCCCGGGTTGGCGATCAGCCGCTACGGCCGCGACCAGGTCCGCCTCCAGCAGATGGTGTGGCCGGACCAGCAGGGCCGATTCCCCTGGGACGACGGGTACCGCTTCGAGCCGCGGACACAGCCGCTGATCGGCCGGCTGTAG
- a CDS encoding DUF2637 domain-containing protein yields the protein MTDISTSPSSHRDHPNAASRDQLVGLRPLRWAVRAVLTLGVAASIAANVLHARPNLISQLIAAWPPLALLLTVELISRVPSHRRSLAALRLLATAAIAGIAGWVSYWHMVGVAARYGEIDAGASYLLPISVDGLVVVASISLVEITGRIRAGTGRPTPTQQPAAPQERLGHHALRAGADRTTRRRMPRLAETVTETKPMATSASPGAVSTPVPSRGKAASTQGDGAPDRPAQPDRDDVRGDSEPSRPAGDRAGGTPTHDAKTPATIPSDHGNAAQVAAATPAAVAYWYQRDPSMHPAQIAERIGRSERTVRRYWPPAKLQRANAQHDGPQPTVPGAS from the coding sequence ATGACCGACATCTCCACCTCGCCGTCCTCGCACCGTGACCATCCGAACGCGGCCAGCCGGGACCAGCTGGTCGGTCTACGGCCGCTGCGGTGGGCGGTGCGTGCCGTGCTCACCCTCGGTGTCGCCGCGTCGATCGCGGCGAACGTGCTGCACGCCCGACCGAACCTCATCAGCCAGCTGATCGCCGCCTGGCCGCCGCTGGCGCTGCTGCTCACCGTGGAACTGATCTCCAGGGTGCCCAGCCACCGCAGGTCCCTGGCCGCCCTGCGGCTGCTGGCCACCGCCGCGATCGCCGGCATCGCCGGCTGGGTCAGCTACTGGCACATGGTCGGTGTCGCCGCCCGCTACGGCGAGATCGACGCCGGCGCGTCCTACCTGCTGCCGATCTCCGTGGACGGCCTTGTCGTCGTGGCCAGCATCAGCCTCGTGGAGATCACCGGAAGGATCCGCGCCGGCACCGGCCGGCCCACGCCCACGCAGCAACCAGCGGCCCCTCAGGAGCGGCTAGGACACCACGCCCTGAGGGCCGGCGCCGACCGGACCACCAGGCGGCGAATGCCCCGCCTCGCCGAAACGGTCACCGAGACCAAACCAATGGCCACCTCTGCGTCGCCGGGCGCCGTGTCTACCCCGGTTCCATCACGAGGAAAGGCCGCGAGCACGCAAGGCGATGGGGCACCAGACCGCCCGGCTCAGCCCGACCGCGACGACGTCCGTGGCGATTCCGAGCCGTCCCGTCCTGCTGGCGATCGCGCCGGCGGGACGCCAACCCACGACGCGAAGACCCCAGCAACGATCCCCTCCGACCACGGAAACGCCGCCCAGGTCGCCGCGGCCACTCCGGCGGCCGTCGCGTACTGGTACCAGCGGGACCCGTCGATGCATCCCGCCCAGATCGCCGAGCGGATCGGCAGATCCGAGCGCACCGTGCGCCGGTACTGGCCGCCGGCGAAACTGCAGCGGGCCAACGCCCAGCACGACGGCCCGCAACCGACCGTCCCCGGGGCGTCTTAA
- a CDS encoding caspase family protein has translation MRRSTARILLAGRKPDVARIEQVLRDHLPERRSSDRHRLVDGEVTAPRLAQELSWLMSSGTDESLRLFYYSGHATILPSQEVAIVCADSVPENPSTYLSASVLFQFAAGCSAARHVWVLDCCFAEGLGASRLPEPLRSVLHHAVLASSSQRYMTPAADDGAVSPFTALLELAVRGLAYPTANETVDLGSIVEYLLHESSRLGEPAPRYSYAGSGNQLVFVPQSLPMSVLRHTRSRTGAVRTLPLVSVGEPGPLRAGRAVERTDLDDEVRMVDGRTRPILGVSKSITAYRPDATTPILVDSPASPSAWDLVELADHRPVLFTVSSQADIPQSIRDLVTVDVPPPVDERDVLSRLRRHRLPDKVARRLAGDLAERAQGSEYELNRLIRQLRASSIGDGSSAAADELPGVGQTVAQLVAASPYALGVLRICADVPGMHLPLSTLTSWLRSQHAGPGAGHGAGLRSLLAETGLLILRSGSVLLPVRFAGDVLALLPGLGHPGFAAFAAWALGQRGTTARLTPQARHQLLRAALLFCEHRVGDPAAKEDVDMVFQACGLDLFSSATLEDWLPLTEQVVHYLGGDATAGVLSVCAHGYRLADDYDRARRLFQRARTGSRDPLELLAARAGILAMGNYVDGATRTRLDAMSAEVAVELSDLDSAKTAKGSMPLAQLLFRQGNLEVYRAQWDEARTAFERATSFLARLGDITSARLRIDVLKGLGDIAVARGELDRAGEIATTMFRALVRDNLVRLGRPCVAKTLQFAGEIARQRAVSSGLGPVAVRTLREEAAYWYRRAAIEYRDQRLTLGTLMTGFMLSELDGMNGDLAECLERHMEGVDAADRIGSSFMHFKFLVGTVKAGALLGRGGRNTILQPYADELREEVARSQAAPVHLFWGKVALCLLDKAKSDGLRNLEPHAANLRLPQQLRNDLRSGVPGPWLFGYY, from the coding sequence ATGCGTCGTAGCACCGCCAGAATCCTGCTGGCCGGGCGGAAGCCCGACGTCGCGCGCATTGAGCAGGTGCTGCGTGACCACCTGCCCGAGCGCCGGTCGTCGGACCGACACCGTCTCGTCGACGGCGAGGTCACGGCGCCGCGGCTCGCTCAGGAGCTGTCTTGGCTCATGTCGTCCGGCACCGACGAGAGCCTGCGGCTGTTCTACTACTCCGGCCACGCCACGATCCTGCCGTCGCAGGAGGTGGCGATCGTCTGCGCCGACTCCGTTCCTGAGAACCCGTCGACCTACCTCTCGGCGTCCGTGCTGTTCCAATTCGCGGCCGGTTGCAGCGCGGCCCGGCACGTCTGGGTCCTGGACTGTTGTTTCGCCGAAGGACTGGGCGCCAGCCGGTTGCCCGAGCCGCTGCGCAGCGTTCTGCACCACGCCGTGCTGGCCAGCAGCTCGCAGCGCTACATGACACCGGCCGCCGACGACGGCGCGGTCAGCCCGTTCACCGCCCTCCTCGAGCTGGCCGTCCGAGGGCTCGCCTATCCCACCGCCAACGAGACGGTCGATCTCGGGTCGATCGTCGAGTACCTGCTCCACGAGAGCAGCCGGCTGGGCGAACCGGCCCCGCGGTACTCCTATGCCGGCTCGGGAAACCAGCTCGTCTTCGTCCCGCAGTCGCTGCCGATGTCCGTACTGCGCCACACTCGTTCACGGACGGGCGCGGTACGCACCCTCCCGCTGGTCTCGGTCGGCGAGCCCGGTCCCCTTCGGGCTGGACGCGCGGTGGAACGAACGGATCTCGACGACGAGGTACGCATGGTGGACGGGCGGACCCGGCCGATCCTCGGCGTAAGTAAGTCCATCACCGCATATCGGCCGGATGCCACCACCCCCATCCTCGTCGACAGCCCAGCGTCACCGTCCGCCTGGGACCTCGTCGAACTGGCCGACCACCGGCCCGTCCTGTTCACGGTGTCGAGTCAGGCCGACATCCCCCAGTCGATCAGGGACCTCGTCACCGTGGACGTGCCGCCCCCCGTCGACGAGCGCGATGTGCTCTCACGCCTCCGCCGGCACCGTCTGCCGGACAAGGTCGCCCGGCGGCTGGCCGGAGACCTGGCGGAGCGGGCACAGGGATCGGAGTACGAGCTCAATCGTCTTATCCGCCAGCTACGGGCCTCGAGCATCGGCGACGGCTCGTCGGCGGCCGCCGATGAGCTTCCGGGGGTCGGCCAGACCGTCGCGCAACTGGTTGCCGCGTCGCCGTACGCCCTCGGCGTGCTGCGGATCTGCGCCGACGTGCCCGGGATGCACCTGCCCCTGTCGACGCTGACGAGCTGGCTGCGCTCGCAGCACGCGGGTCCGGGGGCGGGACACGGCGCCGGGCTCCGGTCGCTGCTCGCCGAGACCGGTCTGCTAATCCTGCGCAGCGGCTCGGTGTTGCTGCCGGTCCGGTTCGCCGGTGACGTGCTGGCGCTGCTGCCGGGCCTGGGACATCCGGGATTCGCCGCCTTCGCAGCTTGGGCGCTCGGCCAGCGCGGGACCACCGCCCGGCTGACGCCACAGGCGCGCCACCAGCTGCTTCGGGCCGCGCTGCTGTTCTGCGAGCACCGAGTGGGCGACCCCGCAGCCAAGGAAGACGTCGACATGGTCTTCCAGGCCTGTGGTCTGGACCTGTTCTCCTCGGCGACGCTCGAGGACTGGTTGCCGCTCACGGAGCAGGTGGTGCACTACCTCGGCGGGGACGCCACCGCCGGTGTGCTGAGCGTCTGCGCGCACGGCTACCGGCTCGCGGACGACTACGACCGCGCCCGAAGGCTCTTCCAGCGGGCCCGGACCGGGTCACGCGACCCGCTCGAGCTGCTCGCGGCGCGAGCCGGCATCCTGGCCATGGGCAACTACGTCGACGGCGCCACCCGGACGCGGCTCGACGCGATGTCGGCCGAGGTCGCCGTGGAACTGTCCGACCTGGACAGCGCGAAGACCGCCAAAGGATCGATGCCCCTGGCCCAGCTGCTGTTTCGCCAGGGCAATCTCGAGGTTTACCGCGCCCAGTGGGACGAGGCCCGTACGGCGTTCGAGCGGGCCACGTCGTTCCTCGCCCGTTTGGGAGACATCACTTCGGCCCGCCTCCGCATCGACGTGCTCAAAGGCCTGGGAGACATCGCTGTGGCACGGGGCGAGCTGGACCGCGCCGGGGAGATCGCCACGACCATGTTCCGTGCGCTGGTCAGGGACAACCTCGTCCGGCTCGGGCGTCCCTGCGTGGCGAAGACGCTCCAGTTCGCCGGCGAGATCGCCCGGCAGCGCGCCGTTTCGAGCGGGCTCGGTCCGGTTGCGGTTAGGACGCTGCGGGAGGAGGCCGCCTACTGGTACCGCCGGGCGGCAATCGAGTACCGCGACCAGCGCCTCACGCTCGGCACCCTCATGACCGGTTTCATGCTGTCGGAACTGGACGGCATGAACGGGGACCTTGCCGAATGTTTGGAACGGCACATGGAGGGTGTGGACGCGGCCGACCGGATCGGTTCCTCATTCATGCATTTCAAGTTTCTAGTCGGCACCGTCAAGGCTGGTGCGCTACTCGGTCGGGGCGGCCGCAATACCATTCTGCAGCCGTATGCGGACGAACTGCGAGAAGAGGTCGCGCGGTCACAGGCGGCCCCCGTGCATCTATTCTGGGGGAAGGTAGCACTCTGTCTTCTCGATAAGGCAAAGTCCGACGGTCTGCGCAATCTCGAACCGCATGCCGCCAATCTCCGCCTGCCTCAACAACTCCGTAACGATCTGCGGTCCGGGGTGCCCGGGCCATGGTTGTTCGGGTATTACTGA
- a CDS encoding IS5 family transposase (programmed frameshift), which translates to MIQTWAPEDLWAVAQPLIPVAAKRPQGGGKRRADDRAVLAAIGYMVQAGCSWRKLPAALFGVSRPTVHRRFSEWTRYGLWEQIHHALLHRLNVAGGIDWSRAMIDSISVRALKGDLTGPNPVDRGKPGSKIHVLCDRRGVPLQVLISAANTPDAQLLFPLLDALTPVRGRRGRPRRRPGKLHADKAYDHKAIRAEVRRRGIAVRIARKGIESSQRLGRHRWIVESCLSWFTNNRRLARRYERKAEHFQAFADLAAILICHRRLAKITN; encoded by the exons ATGATCCAGACTTGGGCGCCGGAGGACTTGTGGGCGGTCGCGCAGCCGTTGATTCCGGTTGCTGCGAAACGGCCTCAGGGTGGTGGGAAGCGCCGGGCTGACGACCGGGCGGTCCTGGCGGCGATCGGATACATGGTGCAGGCCGGTTGCTCGTGGCGGAAGCTGCCCGCTGCGTTGTTCGGGGTGTCCCGGCCGACGGTGCACCGCCGGTTCAGCGAGTGGACCCGGTACGGATTGTGGGAACAGATCCATCACGCGCTGCTGCACCGGTTGAACGTCGCTGGTGGGATCGACTGGTCCAGAGCGATGATCGACTCGATCAGTGTCCGGGCGCTG AAGGGGGACCTGACCGGGCCAAACCCGGTCGACCGCGGCAAACCAGGCTCGAAGATCCACGTCTTGTGTGACCGGCGGGGCGTGCCGCTGCAGGTGCTGATCTCCGCCGCGAACACCCCGGACGCGCAGCTGCTGTTCCCGTTGCTGGATGCCCTCACCCCGGTGCGGGGCCGTCGCGGCCGGCCCCGCCGCCGCCCGGGCAAGCTGCACGCGGACAAGGCCTACGACCACAAGGCGATCCGGGCCGAGGTCCGCCGCCGCGGCATCGCCGTGCGCATCGCCCGCAAAGGCATCGAGTCCTCCCAGCGACTCGGCCGACACCGGTGGATCGTCGAGTCGTGCCTGTCCTGGTTCACCAACAACCGCCGCCTCGCCCGACGCTACGAACGCAAAGCCGAGCACTTCCAAGCCTTCGCCGACCTCGCCGCCATCCTCATCTGCCACCGCCGACTCGCAAAAATCACCAACTGA